One Pseudorasbora parva isolate DD20220531a chromosome 4, ASM2467924v1, whole genome shotgun sequence genomic region harbors:
- the LOC137074002 gene encoding uncharacterized protein produces MIGQALMNDDDLAEKKAKKFFELLEKNWRNSVSIIAHQTMQEKRWNKEDDIPLTKNVIALRNHLRMVEDDARAELKQQMSLRAYKTLNETVLAQVIIFNKRREGEASRLTLEIYTKASTSAINEDIYETLSPLEKELSKILTRIEIRGKRGKKVPVFLTDRMKESIDLLVERREEAGVPAENPYLFARPGVMTNIRGCDCLRKYANESKAENPELLRSTKLRKQVATLCQLLDLSEQELEQVARFMGHDIRVHRDFYRQTDKTFQIAKISKLLFAMEQGTETLRGKNLNTLHPSVCGESSISTSVLKRQSKKGQGKRGREFNEGGCSDLISPQKSPAQCSEDEDEDGGSDVVDLSHRASHAMKPSPKRMKKRGKQTSKAKGGCSDLISPQKSPAQCSEDEDEDGGSDVVDLSHRASHAMKPSPKRMKKRGEKVAKRGKLKETTRIILKRAWSEEERAAVHKHLGRFIAERRVPGKLECAKCLEEERALKARSWKDVKNFVYNAIVTLKRKAASRNIMF; encoded by the exons ATGATTGGACAGGCTCTTATGAATGATGATGATCTGGCAGAGAAGAAAGCAAAGAAATTCTTTGAACTTTTGGAGAAAAACTGGAGGAACAGTGTTTCTATCATTGCTCACCAAACCATGCAAGAAAAAAGATGGAATAAAGAAGATGACATCCCCCTCACCAAAAATGTGATTGCTCTGAGAAACCATCTCAGGATGGTAGAAGATGACGCAAGGGCGGAACTGAAGCAACAAATGAGTTTAAGAGCATATAAGACATTAAATGAGACGGTTCTGGCACAAGTCATTATTTTCAACAAACGGCGGGAAGGGGAAGCATCACGCCTGACTCTTGAGATCTACACGAAAGCAAGTACAAGTGCCATTAATGAAGACATCTATGAAACCTTGTCACCATTAGAAAAGGAGCTGAGCAAGATACTAACCCGCATAGAAATCAGGGGGAAAAGAGGAAAGAAGGTTCCGGTTTTCTTGACGGACAGAATGAAAGAGTCAATCGATTTGTTGGTTGAAAGGAGAGAAGAAGCTGGTGTACCTGCTGAAAATCCCTATCTCTTTGCAAGACCTGGCGTGATGACAAACATCCGTGGATGTGACTGTCTGCGAAAATATGCAAATGAAAGTAAAGCAGAAAACCCAGAACTCCTAAGGTCAACTAAATTAAGAAAACAGGTTGCCACACTCTGCCAACTCTTGGACCTTAGCGAACAAGAGCTGGAGCAAGTTGCAAGGTTCATGGGTCATGACATTAGAGTTCACCGTGACTTTTATAGACAGACGGACAAAACCTTTCAAATTGCCAAGATAAGTAAGCTTCTGTTCGCAATGGAGCAAGGCACTGAGACCTTAAGAGGGAAGAACCTGAACACGCTTCATCCTTCCGTATGTG GTGAAAGTTCCATATCAACTTCTGTTTTAAAGAGACAATCAAAAAAAGGACAAgggaagagaggaagagagtTCAATGAGG GCGGATGTTCCGACCTCATTTCCCCTCAAAAATCACCTGCTCAATGCAGTGAAGACGAGGATGAGGATGGAGGTTCGGATGTAGTTG ATCTCAGTCATAGAGCAAGTCACGCCATGAAGCCCTCACCCAAGAGAATGAAGAAAAGAGGAAAACAGACAAGCAAAGCAAAGG GCGGATGTTCCGACCTCATTTCCCCTCAAAAATCACCTGCTCAATGCAGTGAAGACGAGGATGAGGATGGAGGTTCGGATGTAGTTG ATCTCAGTCATAGAGCAAGTCACGCCATGAAGCCCTCACCCAAGAGAATGAAGAAAAGAGGAGAAAAAGTGGCTAAGAGAGGAAAACTGAAGG AGACTACCAGGATAATCCTGAAGAGAGCCTGGAGTGAGGAAGAGAGAGCAGCGGTACACAAACATCTGGGAAGGTTTATAGCGGAGCGCAGGGTTCCTGGAAAACTGGAGTGCGCAAAGTGCCTAGAAGAGGAAAGGGCCCTAAAAGCAAGATCTTGGAAAGACGTTAAAAACTTTGTCTATAATGCCATTGTAACTTTAAAAAGGAAGGCTGCTTCCCGGAACATTATGTTTTAG